ATGCGGAGCCGCTTGAAAAAGGCGCTGAGCTGCTCGGAAAAAATGCGCTGCACGTTTTGCTGCAGCTCGGTGTTTTGTTCGCGGATGCCTTGCGCTTCAATCGTCACGTAGTGGCCTGGCTTTTTGCCGATCGAGGCCGCTCCTTGTTCCGTGACATGCACATGCGACAGCTTGACGCCGTTGATCTCCTCGTCATGAATGATGACCCCCTCAATCGGCGCGGCGCTTTCTTGTTTTTGCTGCAAGCGCTCCTCGAGTGCGATCTCATGCGCTTCGATCGCTAAATCCGTGCGCACCGAGTACTGGCGTAAATCGAGCGGCTGTTCCATGTCGTTCCTCCCCATTTCTGCCGTTTTCTTTTATTGTCGCCGCAATCAGGCCCGGTCATTCATGTTTCGTAAAGGATTTTCGCTTGAACACTCTTGCATAATCCAAACACGTTTGATAGAATAACACTTGTTCTTCCTGTTGTTCACAACAGAAAGTAGGAATGGTAACGGAGGTGAACGAACGTGGCTAACATCAAATCAGCGATCAAACGCGCGAAAACGAGCGAAAAGCGCCGGGCTCACAACGCCTCGATGAAATCGGCCATGCGTACGGCGATCAAAAAATTTGAAGCGCTTGTTGAATTGAAAGACGTGGAAAAAGCGCGCGAGGCATTCATTATTGCGTCGAAAAAATTAGACAAAGCTGCAAGCAAAGGCCTTATCCATAAAAACGCCGCCAGCCGGCAAAAATCGCGCTTAGCGAAAAAATTGAACAGCATCCAAGCTTCCTAATCAAAAACGACCTGGCGCCAGGTCGTTTTTTTGTTTTTCTTTATGTTCACGGCAAACGGCCGGGCGATCGCTTCACCGCCGGCCGTGACGCCCCGCTTGCGCCGGGCGGGTGCCCCACCGCATCAGAAGCAGCTCAACGGCCAACCGGCGATCGACCGCTCCGCTTTTCACCTCGTAATCGGCGTCAGCGAGCTCGTTGATCGCCTCAGCAAGCTCTCCGTCAGCGAAGTGGGCCGCTTGAGCAAGAGCGAGCTTGACGCGGAACGGGTGCACCTT
Above is a window of Geobacillus thermoleovorans DNA encoding:
- the rpsT gene encoding 30S ribosomal protein S20, with the translated sequence MANIKSAIKRAKTSEKRRAHNASMKSAMRTAIKKFEALVELKDVEKAREAFIIASKKLDKAASKGLIHKNAASRQKSRLAKKLNSIQAS